TTGACCTGAGCTCTGGGGTATGGATCCTGGCGCCtgtgccaggctgctctgcctgGTGTGCTGATGACAGTCCTGCCTGCAAGCGTGCATGTGAGGGCGGAGGAGGCCCGGGTGCTTCTGCTTGGTTCAGGCTGTCCTGTGAGAATCCTCTGTCTGctcctcagccttcttcccttccctttctcagTAGGTGGTCTGGGGCCTGGAGCATACTTTCTTCCCCGCTCCCACCCTAAGCATAGGAGAGGTTAAGTGCACTCAGTGTAGTAGGTAGAGCTGGGACGGCTCTGCTTGCCTCCCATGGGGTCTGCAGTTCTTTGAGGCACGAACTATCTTCCCCTCCCTGCTGGACAGGCACAAGGGACCAAGCACATAGCAGACACCAAAGCCTTGCTGTCCGAGTACCAGGGAGGGAAAGAGCCTTAGAAGATGGAACCTTCTGGAACATACCTCTTTCTGCAGCTCAGCCATGTGCGTGGCATCCGAGGAGACTTTCTGTCCTCCTCTTCCATCCTGGGGGAGACAAATATTGTTCCAGGGGAACAGGCCTTCCATCCGGGGTTTGTGCAGGCCTCCCACAATCCTGGGGCACCAGggcctgggggcaggagaggCCTCAGAGGGTCTAAACCAAACCAATGGGCAACGCCCATGGAGACTTGATGCCAAATGTCCCAGAGGTTTGGATGGGATTGGCTTCTTTGAGGCACCTCATTTAAAGTACACCGCACATCTGCCTCGTGCTGGTCCCGGGCAGCGCGTGAAGGATGCAGAGGGGAAGTGGGACAAGGGCCCTGCCCTTGGGAAGCTCTCTTTAAAGGAAGGGGGATGGAGGGCTGGGACGTGCTCAGCCACTAGGGACAGtccctgcctgccaggctccaggacTGTCGACTGATGAGCATAACTCAGTCAAAAGAGTGGTTTGCGGTGTCTTCCCCTAAATCTTTCTGGCCACagaaaatattgagggcaggaggagaagagggtaaccgaagatgagatggttggatggcatcactgactcaatggggaagcctggcgtgctgcagtccttgggcttgcaaagagtcagacacgacttagtgaccaaacgaCCACCAGGAAACACCTTGGACCCATATCTTGTTAATTCAGTATTGCAAAGGGCAAGGAAGTCTAAGAGGTCCACAAAGCTGCTATTGAGCCCCTAGGTACATCGGGGTGTGGCAAGCACCACACACTGGGAGAGACCAGAAACCCATGAGCTCTGCTCCCAGGAGCCTGAAGCACTGGTCTTGGGGCAGATGGACTGAACATCAGCAAAGGCTGCTCAGAAGGCAGGGCTGCCAGCCTTGATTCAAGGCCCAGTCACTGATGTTGGGCCTCTTTCCTGGGTCAGGGACAGTGCTAGGCGGGGCAGAGCCTGGTCAGGACGGGCCCTCTGGACTGACTGAATTGGCTTCTTGCCTTGGATACACATTGCAGAGGACTGTTTCTGGTGGCCGGGCTTGGGCTTTCCGGAAGCTGCAGTCAATGAAAATGGACAAACCTGGGGTGTGGGGGACGGTGTTGTGGCTCCACTGCTCTCTAGGACCCCTGCCCTCGACGCGCGCATGGACTCCCTCTTCAGTTTCCTCCGCTCTCGCTCCACCTGCAGAGATTGGGTATGAGTGAGAGCCCAGGGCTTGGGCTTGGCTCTGGGCTGCAGCTGAGCTGCCTTTTTGGGGAGCAGGCTGGTGTGAGGGGTGTGGTGTGAACATAAGGGGTCGTGAGAAGCTGAACTGCGTGGAGGAGAGTCTGTGCTGGGACAGCCCTGAGTGCACAGTGCTGCTGCAACAGAGGACGTGGGGCCAGCCTCCTGGGCTTCCAAGCAGGAACAGCAAGTCTTCTGTAGAACTTCAGGCACTGTGGGCCATTCAATCTTTGTCACAAATACTGGTGCATCCCCACTtaactttattttcagaaatggagAGCAGGCCAAATCTGGTCCTGGGCTATCGTTTCCAAACCCCCCGCTCCGGGGGCTGCAGGAGAAGTGGAGATGTGCACCTTTCTTcagactgggggcaggagccaAGGACTGGAGTCACCCACCTGCTCCAGGGTGGTCCGCAGCTGGGTGTTGTGGTGCTGCAGCCGGCTCCGGTCAACCTCCAGCTGCGCCACCGCTCGCTGCAGGTGTTCAAGCCTCTGCTCCCAGCGCTGCTTCTCCTCTGCCTCAGGACTCGGCTCCATCTTCACCTCTGAGACCTGAAGGAAAGAGACCTGTCAAGCTCACCAGGGCAGCCCCTGAGACAGGGGAAGGTGGGGGAGCTAGACAGAGGGCAAAGGATGAACCAGGCAGGTGTGCGATTCAGGGACCCAACTCTCAGGGGAAGGGGACAAGCCCCTGGACAGGCACTCCCTCCCAGGCCATCTGTTCTCCAGGCCCCCAGCTCACCTCTCCCAACCGGATGCCGGGCTCTCCTCCAGGCCCCTGTTCTGCTTGGCTGGTCAGGCCCAGGCTGTGGAGTCGCTCCTTCTCCAGAGCTTGTCTGGTGAGCTCTAGTTCGTCCTGGGACATCAAGGTGCAGAGCAAGTCACATCATGGTGACTGCACATTCAGAAAGTGAGAGTAACATCTGCATGTCCACTCCACCCTCCGTCGTCAACAATCTCATCAGGTTTATAGTCTTATTTTTCTTGGCACCTCTCAGCTATTCTAGTGCAGAACCTTCATTTTACAGACGGATAAAACAAAGGAACAGaggaggatcttcccaaggatACACGGTGGTCTAGGACTAAAATCTgtctcagtttatttttattttttggccatgttgcatggcttgcaggatctcagttccccaaccaggggttgaaccagggccatggcagtgaaatcCCAagcactaaaccaccagggaactgcCTGGACCTGTCTCATTTTAGATCTTGCCTAAGCTAAGTGACAACTGAGAGCACTAGGAATCACGCAGAGGTGGGAACTGTGTCATCGCTTACTGGCTATGTGACTTGGGTCAAGATAGGAGCTCTCTCCAGACCCCAACCACCTTTGTAAAATACAAAGCGTAGATCAAGCCTCTGGGGTTAAACCTTTTTGGATAAATGGGAAGACTAGTGTTTAGATTATTTTCTAGAAGAGAAGCAGATAGTCTACTTGTGCGTGGTGGCCGTCTGGGAGGGAGGAGAAACTCAGGAGTACGAGGCCATGCTTGAAAGTCAGACTGCTTAGGTCTAATCCAAGTTCTGCCCTTCATGAGCTGGATGATCACCGacaggttacttaacctcttttaTGGGTTattcctcaactataaaatgaagatattaacTGTTCCTGCGTCTCAGGGTTGttgtagaaaaagaaagtgagagaacagtgcctggcatgtaaaatgcttaaaataaaaactgatgctACTGtataaatgtccatcgacagatgaatggataaagaagagatggtaactatatacaatggaatgtttttgaatggataaagaagatgtggtaaatatatataatggagtgttactcagccataaaaagaatgaaacaatgtcatctgcagcaacatggacagccTTAGTAAGTAAAGCAAGTCAGACAGGtaaaaacaaatatatcacttatacttagaatctaaaaaaatgatacaaatgaatttatttacaaaacagaagcagactcgcagatacagaaagcaaacttacggttaccaaagaggaaagggggaagagggataaattaggaatttgggattaacagacatacactacactattatatataaaatagataaacaaggatttGCTTGTattacacagggaactatattcactatcttaTAATTACCTATTaatacaagggaaaagaatctggaaaagaatataggtatattcagttatatatatatatatatatatatatacacactctgctatgtacctgaaacattgtaaatcaactatacctcaattttaaataataatgctactgggacttccctggtggtccagtggctaagactcctcgctcccaaggcaggggactcaggcttaatcccacacgccacaactaaggcctggcccagccaaataaatactgtGACGCTACTATGAAGCGGGCTCCTTCTGAAAAACGTCCTTGAGTATTTTGGGAATGGGGGTACCAACCTGAACTCCATTACTGAGTAAACACGGCTCAGTAATTCCCAAGTACAGAAAGTGCCTTCCCGCCCACCTATGTATCTGACTTTTTTCTGTGCCGGTAAGAATAGGCCTAGAAATAGGAGAGGAGTCCCACTTACTGAAAGCTTCTTTCTTGTGCACTTTATTCATATTATTGCTTTTTGGACTCAAAATGGCTGTATGGGGCTGATATTATCATTCCATATTTTATCAATGAGAAAAacgagtcagagaagaaaaagcacttaccccaggtcacacagctactaaaCTGCAGAACTGTATTTCAAATCCAAGAACTTGACTCCAAAGTTTATAAATGAAACCCTTTGTGTGCATATTGTATTTTAACCAGAACAGAGATTTGGGGGCTCTGGGAAGGCTAGTCCCTGCAGGGCTGTGTGTCTGAGGTCGGGGAGGGGGTTCTCCAGTGCTCACATCCAGTCAAGGGACCAGGATATAGAGTCGACTTATCAGGAAAAATGGGCTGGGCTCCTCTTGGTAAAATAGATAACACCTCTCCACGTCCAGCAGTAAACCCAGCTCTCCTGATGACCCACTGTGTGCAGACCTTGTGCTCAGTGCAAACATGACTAAGACATGGCCCTGACCTGAGGATAAAGGTCATACTCTAAGGTCACTTCCTCTGCCGTTCAACATCCTGCCTAGAGGAGCCCACTTTTTCTAACTGTTGATATCTCCCAAGTCTCTACCGCTGGCCTCAATCTCATCCTTTACCTTCAGCTCAGTTTACAGACCCGCCCACTGGACCTGTCCCCTTGCAGGTCCCACAGGTACGTCACTCGTTTCCAAACTGACTGCACTATTTCCCTCTTGTTCCCCAAACCCTCCTCTATCTCAGTGAGCAGAAACCTGGGCCCTGTCTTTACTTTGTCATTTCTTCGTGTCTCCATCCACACTTCCTATCTCAGGTCACCACCTCCCCGCTGACTCCCACTTACAGCCTCCTACTCAGTCTCCCCAGATCTCCAGCTGCTCCACAGGGCAGCCTGAGCCATCTTTATGAACTATTATATATCTGATTCTGTCATTCCCTGGGCCCAAACCCTCCATCCGCTTCCCACTGGTCATCCAGGTCCTCAACATGCTGACAAGCCCTAAACGATGGGCCCCTGCCATCCTCTCTGCTCTTGCCAGCCCCCTGCTCTACGTCCCAGGCAGCCTCAACTCCCTGACTGATATTCTagttctctctcccctccttttctcctctccctcccctacctGTGCTGGGCTACTTCCTTACTGGTCCCTTCAGATCTAATCTCAAACATCACTTTTACCAGGAAGCCTTTTGGGACCCAGGAAAGGCGGGGCATCCCTCTAGTTTGCTCAGAGCACACTAAACTAATCCTAATTAAGCACTAACCCCAAGAGCTGCATGCACGGCACAATAATCGCTCTTCCACTAGACCGTTAACtctgggagggcagagtctgTGGGTGTCGCcttgcccctcccaccccacactaGCACACTAACTGGGATTCCACTGTGTTGAGGTGTCCGTGACCTCACTTTTACTTACACCCTGAGGTGCAGATGGCCCCGGAGTCTTACCCGCCACGACGTGACTCACCTGCAGCCTCTGCTGCTCCGAGTCCCGCTCCAGCACGGAGGCCTGTAGGAGCAGGGCCGCCTCCTGCAGACTGCTCACGCTGGCCTTGCTCTGGGCCAGGGACAGCGCCAGGTGCTGGGCCTTCTCCCTCCACTCGATCTCCCTGGCCTCTGTCTGCCTCAGAGCCCTCTGCAGTCGCTCCAGCTCCCGCTGCAGCCTGGGCCCTGAGGAGTCGAGTGGGGAAGACGGCTCCTCCCTGGGCGAGGTTTTGTGGCTGTGGGGTGCGTCCTCCAGATCCTTCCTTTGCTGGGCCTCCTGCAGCTCCAAGAGCTCGTCTTCCTTTTGAGCCAGGGTCCGCTGTAGCTCCCTGAGGCTCTCCCGGAGGCCCCTCacctcttccccttctctctcgTGCCTGCGCTCCTGCTTCTCTTGGGCCAGAGACTTCTCTAGCAGCTGCCCCTGCCTCCTCAGCTCTCTCAGCTCTTTGTCCCTCTGGGCAAGCGCCTGCTGGAGCTGCTGCACGGTCTCCTGGTGCCGGAGGTCCCCGTCTTGGATCTCACCTTCCCGCTTCCTCAGGGTCTCCTCGAGCTGCCGGGCTTGGGCCTGGCAGGAGTCCAGGGCGGCCTGCAAGGTGGCCGTGCTGGCCTCCAGGTTGCGGCTCAGTTCGGCCTGCCCATGAAGATGCTGCTCTTTCTCCCGCAGGGCGGCCTGAGCCTGGCCAAGGGCCTTCTGCAGAGCTTCAGCCTGGCCCCGGGCAGCCTCCTCCTGCCGTTGGGAGGCCTGGCCCTCTGCCCGTAGGGCCTCCAGCTCCCTGTCACGGGCGTCGAGCAGCGCCTCTGCCTGCAGCCAGCTGTCCCGCAGGCCCCGGGCCTCCGCCTCATGCTCCTGGGCCTGATCGGCACACTGCTGCTGGAGGGCCCGCAGCACCTTCTCCTGCTCCCGAGCCTCTGCCCGAAGGTCACCCAGCACCTCTTCCAGGGCCTGGCTCCGCCGCCCCTCCACTGCCAGCTCTTCCTGGAGCCTCCGCGCGTGTTCCTTGTGTTCCTCGAGCTCAGCCCGGCGCTCCTCCAGGGCAGCATGCGCCTGCTCCAGGGCGGTCTGCAGTGAGTCTGCCTGCTCCTTCACGTTCTTCTCCTGGTCCTGGGCCTCTTGCTGCTGCAGGGCCTGGAGCTCCTGGGTCCTCTGCACCAGGACCCTCTGGGTCTCTTCCAGCTGCCCCTGAAGCTCCTGCTCTTTCAGCTCCCCCTGGTCCTGGGCTTCCTGCAGGTGCTGCTGCAGGACCGCAATCTCCTGCTCCCGCTGGGTCAAAAGGAGGCTGGTCTCACTCACCTTCCTGTGAAGGCCCTGGAGCTCCTGTTCCAGCTGGTCCCTGTGTTCCCGAAGCTCCTGGATGTGCTCCTGCTGGCactccacctccttctccttatCTCGCAGGATCAGCTTCATGTGCTCCAGGCTTCCACGCTGAGCTTTGCTCTGGcccttcccttcctctgcccACTCCTGCCTCAGCTGCCGCTGCGAGACCAGCTCCCGGCCCCGCTCTCTCAGGGCCAGCTTGATCTGCTCCAGGTCTTCCTCCAGGATCTTGGTCTGCCGGCTCCTCTGATCTTCCAGGGACTGCGTCCTCTCCTTCAGCAGCACTAGctcctgctccctcctctccAGGTCTTGACTTAGACGCTCTTTCTGCCTCTGCAGATCCCGGATCTGGTCTTGCTGGGCCAtggcctcctgctccttctcctgaaGCTCACTAGCCAGGAGAGTGCTGTGGCCCTCCAGCTCCTGGATCCGGTTGCCCTGTGCCAGCAGTTCCTGGCTCCTTTCCTCCAGGTCCAGCGTTAGGTGGGTCAGAGCCACCCTCTGTGCTTCCCTCTGGCCCTCCAGCTCCTCTATCGCCTTTTGCTGGCTCTCCGTTTTGTGACGCTTCTCTTCGAGCTCCAGGGCCAGGCATTCCGTCGTAACCAGCTGCTTCTTCAGGTCCTGAATCTGGCCTTTCTGGGACTCGATCACTTGGACTTTCTTCTcaagttccaggagatgatgCTCTAGGATGCTCGTCTGCGTCTCCCGGTCCTTCTCAAGTTCCCGGATCCGCTCTCTCTGCAGGGCCAGCTGCTGCTCTCGCTCCTGAACAGCCACGGGGAGATGCTCTAGCACAGACCTACACTCCTCCAGCTCCTGGATCTGTCCCTGCTGTAGATCCACCTCTCGGTTCCTCTTCTTCAGGTCCAGAGACAGCACTTCCAACACAGCCTTCTGCATTTCCCGTTGCTTCTCCAGTTCCTCAATTTTCCCCTGCAGAGTCTCCACCTCCCCTTCTCTTTCCGAGAGGGCCTGGGCCAGGCGAGCCAGATTCTCCTGCAGAGCCTTCCCCTGGGCCACTTTCAGCTCACCCTGCTCCTGCAGGGCCTGGGCTCGCTGGCGCTCACTCGCCACCTCCTCATTTTTCAGTTTCAGGGCTGAGCGCGCCATCCGCAGATCTTCCTCCAGGGCCACAGCAGCACTTGCCTGAGCCCTGGCTTCTGTGATAGAGGCTTGGAGATGTTCCACCTGGGCAGTCAGGCTCTCCTTGGCTGCCTGCAGTAACTTGCGCTCATTCTGGAAAATGAGATACAAAACCACCTTAAAGCTGTGCTTCCCTCAAACTGTCGCTCTAACAagggccttttctttctttcctctgtggTATCAGCCTTGTCAAGGATGTGAGCAAAAGGAACTGAGCATTCTACTTAGGCTGATGCTGTAAAAGAACATCCCGACCACACTTTTAGGCTCTGCTCTGCTCAAAGTCTGGTGCAAATCAGCCATCCCAGACTCTAGTCCTTCAGGTCAAGGGATAAAGATCTCAACCTCAATTCAGAAAGTAATTAAAGGAGGATTCACTGAGGCCTTCATAATGGTCCTCAGGGCTGTGGGGACAGCCAGAGAAATGGAGCCACTgctgaagaaagctgggcactatATATGCATGGGGTTTGACCAGGGGCTAGGATGGGAGCCCGAGCCTTGGCCCCTCCCCAGTTCAGTACCACCTTACCTGGGCTTCCACTCCTTGCAGCTCTGCTTGCTGGAGGCGACTCTGTAAGGATGCCACAGTTTCACGCAGTTCCATCAGCTCAGATTCTAGGGAGTTCTGTTTGCCTTCCCACTTTGATTTCTCTTTGGGAAGAGATGGAGGAAGGCCCGTGATTGGGGTGGAGGAAAGGAGGGATGTACAGGTAGATGGGAGAAGGGGagcagaaacaaaggaggaaaagGCCAAGAAGGAGAGAATTACATCCAGTTTCATAGAGACATGACCCTTCTGCCCACTGCTCTGTTTGTCTAGGCTCTCTGCTGCTTCCAGACCCCTGTCTGCATCTGCTGCCTGACAATTGTGCCAACACTTCTCATCCCGATCACACAGGTTC
The Bos indicus x Bos taurus breed Angus x Brahman F1 hybrid chromosome 13, Bos_hybrid_MaternalHap_v2.0, whole genome shotgun sequence genome window above contains:
- the CEP250 gene encoding centrosome-associated protein CEP250 isoform X5, whose translation is MEAAEQARSTLQVDLAEAERSREALWEKNSHLEAQLQKTEETRAELQADLRGIQEEKEEIQEKLSETYHQQEAASAQTEQLKQETTRQEEMLAREVQEKEALAREKAALEVRLQAVERDRQELTEQLLGLSSAKEVLESSLFEAQQQNSLTEVTKGQLEVQIQTVTQAKEVIQGEVKCLQLELDTERSRAEQARDTAARQLAQAEQEGQAALQQLKSAHEEEVNRLQEKWEEERSRHRQELEKVLESLEREKMELEARLREQQAEMEAMRAQREEERAEAKSALCQMQLETEKERMSLLETLLQTQKELAEASQQLERLRQDMKVQQLKEQETTGMLQTQLQEAQQALEQAAQQHRDSLATLQQEGRVLLQDKTDLQKQVEDLKSQLLSKEASQRFVDQEVQEKLREAQECSRIQKELEREKASLTLSLVEKEQRLLVLQEADSVQQQELSSLRQDMQEAQAGQKELSTQVELLKQEVKEKEADFLAQETQLLEELEASRVTEQQLRASLWAQETKVAQLQLRLRSTESRLEALVAEQQPGHQAQVQLASLYSVLQQALGSACESRLELNGGGDSAPSLWGPEPDQNGARILFKRGPLLTALSVEAVAAALHKLHQDLWKTQQARDDLRDQAQKLEQRLSDMEAEKSQVHTELQALQRQLSQNEEEKSKWEGKQNSLESELMELRETVASLQSRLQQAELQGVEAQNERKLLQAAKESLTAQVEHLQASITEARAQASAAVALEEDLRMARSALKLKNEEVASERQRAQALQEQGELKVAQGKALQENLARLAQALSEREGEVETLQGKIEELEKQREMQKAVLEVLSLDLKKRNREVDLQQGQIQELEECRSVLEHLPVAVQEREQQLALQRERIRELEKDRETQTSILEHHLLELEKKVQVIESQKGQIQDLKKQLVTTECLALELEEKRHKTESQQKAIEELEGQREAQRVALTHLTLDLEERSQELLAQGNRIQELEGHSTLLASELQEKEQEAMAQQDQIRDLQRQKERLSQDLERREQELVLLKERTQSLEDQRSRQTKILEEDLEQIKLALRERGRELVSQRQLRQEWAEEGKGQSKAQRGSLEHMKLILRDKEKEVECQQEHIQELREHRDQLEQELQGLHRKVSETSLLLTQREQEIAVLQQHLQEAQDQGELKEQELQGQLEETQRVLVQRTQELQALQQQEAQDQEKNVKEQADSLQTALEQAHAALEERRAELEEHKEHARRLQEELAVEGRRSQALEEVLGDLRAEAREQEKVLRALQQQCADQAQEHEAEARGLRDSWLQAEALLDARDRELEALRAEGQASQRQEEAARGQAEALQKALGQAQAALREKEQHLHGQAELSRNLEASTATLQAALDSCQAQARQLEETLRKREGEIQDGDLRHQETVQQLQQALAQRDKELRELRRQGQLLEKSLAQEKQERRHEREGEEVRGLRESLRELQRTLAQKEDELLELQEAQQRKDLEDAPHSHKTSPREEPSSPLDSSGPRLQRELERLQRALRQTEAREIEWREKAQHLALSLAQSKASVSSLQEAALLLQASVLERDSEQQRLQDELELTRQALEKERLHSLGLTSQAEQGPGGEPGIRLGEVSEVKMEPSPEAEEKQRWEQRLEHLQRAVAQLEVDRSRLQHHNTQLRTTLEQVERERRKLKRESMRASRAGVLESSGATTPSPTPQDGRGGQKVSSDATHMAELQKEVALLRAQLALERKQKQDYIARSVQTSRELAGLHHSLSHSLLAVAQAPEATVLEAETRKLDESLTQSLTSPGPILLCRSPSPAQGASR